A window from Sinanaerobacter sp. ZZT-01 encodes these proteins:
- a CDS encoding nickel ABC transporter substrate-binding protein, which produces MKNTWKKTFSALSICALLTFSLASCGQDAEAPDAGQSSSTKVLTICTAKELDNLTTLTMNKENNIACGLVYETLVAYEKGKIVPKLADDWSWDETNTVLTFELRQGVAFTDGTEFNAESVKAILEFDSSNPNFSGIKGIYNIQSVEAIDKYTVAVHYDAPCFSYLNDFCFQNVAGMMSPEVFEAGNFQTFKEVAGTGPYVRDKIISGDCTRFVRNEKYWGEAPYYDEVIVKYIPEASSRLQALQTGEVDMIYGAELITYDDYNQALTLDGIAGKINEGSTLTRNLVLNAASKVLRDVKVREAIAYAINKQEITEGLTYGYETPAPTLFSKGAPYTDIRYNTMRKFDLKKASALLDEAGWIKNEKTGFREKNGKMLTLNYTYWSDISLAQEMALAIKTQLAKVGINAETTGQDQMTWWTEGVAGNYDITTWNTEGSYTEPHKFLQETLGADPHAVSLQALSNFEDYSAAVHQFSTTAEPDTVQNAIENALNISNDNVIDLPISYSKDLVVYSTAKIAGYTFSSVPQFFDINNVQPAK; this is translated from the coding sequence ATGAAAAATACTTGGAAAAAAACATTCTCTGCGCTCTCGATCTGCGCGCTCCTCACATTTAGCCTGGCAAGCTGTGGGCAAGATGCTGAAGCACCTGACGCAGGTCAGTCATCCTCTACAAAAGTATTAACTATTTGTACTGCAAAGGAGTTGGATAACCTGACAACTCTAACCATGAATAAAGAAAACAATATTGCTTGCGGTCTCGTATACGAAACGCTGGTGGCCTACGAAAAGGGTAAAATTGTCCCAAAACTGGCTGATGATTGGAGCTGGGACGAAACCAATACGGTACTCACATTCGAACTGCGCCAGGGTGTTGCTTTTACCGATGGAACGGAGTTTAACGCTGAAAGTGTAAAAGCTATATTGGAATTTGACAGCTCCAACCCCAATTTTAGTGGGATTAAGGGCATTTATAATATCCAGAGTGTTGAAGCAATTGATAAATACACAGTGGCTGTTCATTATGATGCTCCATGCTTCTCCTATTTAAATGATTTCTGTTTTCAGAATGTTGCAGGTATGATGTCCCCTGAGGTTTTCGAGGCGGGTAATTTCCAAACATTCAAAGAGGTTGCAGGGACTGGCCCTTATGTACGGGATAAGATTATTTCTGGAGACTGCACTCGCTTTGTTCGAAACGAAAAATATTGGGGCGAAGCCCCGTATTATGATGAGGTCATTGTGAAATATATTCCGGAGGCTTCTTCCCGACTACAGGCGTTACAGACCGGCGAAGTAGACATGATTTATGGAGCAGAACTGATTACATATGATGATTACAATCAGGCACTCACGCTGGATGGTATTGCTGGTAAAATAAATGAAGGGAGTACGCTGACACGTAACTTGGTTCTAAATGCTGCCAGCAAGGTGTTGCGCGATGTTAAGGTTCGTGAAGCGATTGCTTATGCAATTAATAAGCAGGAAATCACTGAGGGGCTGACCTACGGCTATGAAACTCCGGCTCCGACACTGTTCAGTAAAGGCGCACCTTATACAGATATTCGTTACAATACCATGCGGAAATTTGATTTAAAGAAGGCCAGTGCCCTGCTGGATGAAGCAGGCTGGATAAAGAACGAAAAGACAGGTTTTCGTGAGAAGAATGGAAAAATGCTGACGCTGAATTACACCTACTGGTCAGACATTTCTCTCGCTCAGGAAATGGCATTGGCAATCAAAACGCAGCTGGCCAAAGTGGGTATTAACGCGGAAACCACCGGACAAGATCAGATGACATGGTGGACGGAAGGCGTAGCCGGCAACTATGATATTACCACTTGGAATACGGAAGGTTCTTATACGGAGCCCCATAAATTTCTTCAGGAAACACTGGGTGCTGACCCTCATGCTGTTTCATTGCAGGCCTTGAGTAATTTTGAGGATTATTCTGCAGCAGTTCATCAATTTTCTACAACTGCAGAGCCTGATACGGTTCAGAATGCAATTGAAAATGCATTGAACATTTCGAATGATAATGTTATTGATCTGCCCATATCCTATTCAAAGGATTTAGTGGTTTATAGTACGGCTAAAATTGCAGGGTATACATTTTCCAGCGTTCCTCAGTTTTTTGACATTAACAATGTGCAGCCTGCTAAGTAA
- a CDS encoding dipeptide/oligopeptide/nickel ABC transporter ATP-binding protein: MGVEEIAIQNVNQIYRSETQGEFHALCDINIRLEKGENLAIEGESGSGKSTLARLLIGMERPTSGTILLDGNDITQWNYRTWKSHRKKIQAVFQDSSGTLNPARSAFSNVEEALINLTSYNRKERKQRIYDLMDAVYMDHKLLDTPVRRLSGGEQRRLSLLRAMAVEPDYLIMDEVTSGLDLISADAVLTLVENAAKLHRCSCIFITHSRKDAMRISDRIAIMQNGRIVEQGHLIK; encoded by the coding sequence ATGGGAGTGGAGGAAATTGCAATACAAAATGTGAATCAAATTTATCGCAGTGAAACACAGGGTGAGTTTCATGCACTCTGTGATATTAATATCCGATTGGAAAAGGGTGAAAATCTAGCGATAGAGGGTGAAAGTGGTTCGGGCAAAAGCACGTTAGCGAGATTGCTGATTGGTATGGAACGACCCACATCCGGCACCATCTTGTTAGATGGTAACGATATTACACAGTGGAATTACCGTACATGGAAAAGCCATCGTAAAAAAATACAAGCGGTTTTTCAAGATTCTTCTGGTACATTGAATCCAGCAAGATCAGCATTTTCCAATGTTGAAGAAGCGCTGATAAATTTGACTTCGTATAACCGAAAAGAACGAAAACAACGTATCTATGATTTGATGGATGCGGTCTATATGGATCATAAGTTGCTGGATACTCCGGTGCGCCGGCTCTCAGGAGGAGAACAGCGTCGCCTGTCGCTTCTTCGAGCCATGGCGGTAGAGCCGGATTATTTAATCATGGACGAAGTGACAAGCGGTCTCGATTTGATTTCAGCCGATGCCGTACTTACCCTAGTAGAGAACGCTGCAAAACTGCACCGCTGCTCCTGCATTTTTATAACCCATAGCCGGAAAGATGCGATGCGAATTTCTGATCGGATTGCAATTATGCAAAATGGAAGGATTGTAGAGCAGGGGCATCTAATAAAATAA
- a CDS encoding ATP-binding cassette domain-containing protein, translating into MLKINQLSVKEKSGRSLLEQVSIEIPSGTIVGLTGHSGSGKTTLLRSIFGMLHTDCKTEAGEIYMDDTDLLRLSPREHRGLCGKKIGFIPQNPITAFDSRLKIGYQIQETFQKQLKLTKSNAIALAKDKLDLVNLKEKQRVLNAYPLELSGGMLQRVAAAILLGMSPDYILADEPTAALDEENRNLLLDVLQTQMQDKGILFVSHDVDALQRLCNNVYVLGAGKVIEQGNMDQLLMKPQTDWMKQFASLSKKESRGEWEWRKLQYKM; encoded by the coding sequence ATGTTAAAAATCAATCAACTAAGTGTAAAAGAAAAATCAGGCCGTTCCCTGTTGGAACAAGTATCTATAGAGATACCTTCGGGGACAATCGTAGGACTTACAGGCCATAGCGGTTCAGGAAAAACAACACTGCTGCGGAGTATATTCGGAATGCTGCATACGGACTGTAAGACTGAGGCTGGGGAAATTTACATGGATGACACAGATTTACTCCGCTTATCCCCCAGGGAGCATCGTGGTTTGTGCGGCAAAAAGATTGGTTTTATACCGCAAAACCCAATTACCGCCTTTGACAGTCGATTGAAAATTGGATATCAGATTCAGGAGACATTCCAGAAACAGTTGAAATTGACGAAATCAAATGCGATTGCATTGGCAAAAGATAAATTGGATTTAGTCAATCTGAAGGAAAAACAAAGAGTGCTGAATGCATATCCATTGGAACTTTCGGGAGGAATGCTTCAACGGGTGGCTGCTGCCATTTTATTAGGAATGTCACCCGACTATATCCTTGCTGACGAGCCAACGGCCGCACTGGATGAGGAAAACCGCAATCTGTTGTTAGATGTGTTGCAGACGCAAATGCAGGATAAAGGCATTCTGTTTGTATCCCACGATGTGGACGCACTTCAAAGACTTTGTAACAATGTTTATGTGCTTGGAGCAGGAAAGGTAATCGAACAAGGCAATATGGATCAACTATTGATGAAACCGCAAACGGATTGGATGAAACAATTCGCAAGCTTAAGCAAGAAAGAAAGCCGAGGTGAATGGGAGTGGAGGAAATTGCAATACAAAATGTGA
- a CDS encoding ABC transporter permease, with product MKKERAAYRLSIVIPILVIVFFLIGYLFAPNNPMESNLLTRFQKPDTTYPFGTDQLGRCIFSRILYGGWTTLGIVLGGSMIVFLLGTIIGMATSRAIMKGNTLIDGLINAITAIPPIAYLIIFIGAWGSGAKTTLFALTVSYILRYIKLVRTRTDMEMGKAYVMCAVASGASKLRILMIHILPNLIAEMIRFLCLSCADMILAITAFSFIGLGLGDSVVDWGSMILDARGALVLNPIMILYPIGAVILSTLCFNILGRRLTKKEAT from the coding sequence ATGAAAAAGGAGAGAGCAGCATACCGTCTTTCCATTGTAATTCCCATACTAGTGATTGTGTTTTTTTTAATCGGATATCTATTTGCGCCCAATAATCCGATGGAATCTAATCTTTTGACAAGATTTCAGAAACCAGACACTACATACCCGTTTGGAACCGATCAATTAGGTCGATGTATTTTCTCACGAATCCTTTATGGAGGATGGACAACACTTGGAATTGTACTGGGCGGATCGATGATAGTCTTTTTGTTGGGAACAATCATCGGGATGGCAACAAGCCGTGCGATAATGAAAGGAAATACTTTAATTGACGGACTCATCAATGCAATCACAGCAATACCGCCTATTGCCTACCTGATTATTTTTATAGGCGCTTGGGGAAGTGGAGCGAAAACCACGTTATTTGCGCTGACCGTATCCTATATCCTTCGCTATATTAAACTGGTACGAACCCGAACTGATATGGAAATGGGAAAAGCCTATGTTATGTGCGCAGTTGCTTCCGGAGCTTCAAAATTACGAATATTAATGATCCATATCCTCCCCAATTTAATAGCAGAGATGATACGCTTTCTCTGTTTATCTTGTGCAGACATGATACTTGCAATTACAGCTTTCTCCTTCATTGGATTAGGGTTGGGAGATAGTGTTGTAGATTGGGGTAGCATGATTTTAGATGCGCGTGGTGCACTGGTTCTAAATCCTATCATGATTCTGTACCCGATCGGTGCTGTCATTTTATCGACACTCTGTTTTAATATTTTGGGCAGACGCTTGACTAAAAAGGAGGCGACGTGA
- a CDS encoding ABC transporter permease, which yields MRQDLKKYILKKLIELIFTLFFVTLLSFLLMRLSSVDPATAYAKRMIGSPTIEQIEAIRIQLGFDKPLLVQYGRWVIDLFHFDLGTSLANGHEVWTDIATAFPKTLGIVFLASVFQVFTIIVLSCTAFLSPWKIPKTVLQIICILGVSIPSFYLATVYLDYFAVKKSLISVTGNTNFLSYLSPALCIGVFGASFYTPMLMDALEHESNEDYAFYARCRGLSESRLLFFHFLPRAAVGLVPNFLQSIGLALASATVIEQIFSIPGFGYLIVNHVLDRDTPMIHAEVFFLALAIALCNIAADLIQWAIHRKKEVV from the coding sequence ATGAGGCAGGATTTGAAAAAATATATTCTGAAAAAACTGATCGAGTTGATATTTACACTATTTTTTGTGACATTGCTTTCGTTTCTTTTGATGCGCTTGTCATCCGTTGACCCAGCAACCGCATATGCGAAGCGAATGATAGGAAGCCCGACAATAGAGCAAATCGAAGCGATTCGGATACAGCTGGGTTTTGATAAACCATTACTGGTTCAATACGGACGCTGGGTAATTGATTTATTTCATTTTGATCTTGGAACTTCGCTGGCAAATGGGCATGAGGTTTGGACGGATATTGCAACTGCCTTTCCTAAAACACTTGGAATTGTTTTCCTGGCATCTGTATTTCAAGTTTTTACAATCATTGTGTTGAGCTGTACCGCATTTTTGTCACCTTGGAAGATTCCCAAAACCGTTTTGCAGATTATTTGTATTTTAGGCGTTTCTATCCCTTCTTTTTATTTGGCAACGGTATATCTGGATTACTTCGCAGTAAAAAAATCCCTGATTTCTGTGACGGGGAATACGAATTTCCTTAGTTACCTATCACCTGCACTTTGTATTGGGGTGTTTGGGGCTTCCTTCTATACGCCAATGTTAATGGATGCATTAGAGCACGAAAGTAATGAAGACTATGCATTCTATGCCCGTTGCCGCGGACTGTCGGAAAGTAGACTTTTATTTTTTCATTTTCTGCCTAGAGCCGCAGTCGGCCTCGTTCCTAACTTTCTGCAAAGTATAGGTTTGGCGCTGGCAAGTGCAACTGTAATTGAGCAGATTTTTTCCATTCCTGGCTTTGGTTATTTGATTGTCAATCATGTATTGGATCGAGATACGCCTATGATTCATGCGGAAGTGTTTTTCCTTGCTCTGGCGATTGCCCTATGCAATATTGCTGCCGATTTGATTCAATGGGCAATTCATAGAAAAAAGGAGGTGGTGTAA
- a CDS encoding AraC family transcriptional regulator — protein sequence MNDKQITDFFDPEVQKTACEDGCSVYKIQNETGEGVITRYKILPGIELFYNDFHMKDGQNENKLPHPDVLEINHCREGRFECVFSNGDCQYVGAGDLAINRLINETTSTTFPLSHYHGISITIDLKEAVTTMNQVENVLGGLHIDLYQIAERLCRKDTCFVLRSHNNIEHIFSELYRVTPKMIAHYLKVKVLELLMFLNDVQVSEYQEERRYFSKNQVQVIKQMQAYMISDLQKHYTLQELSKKFDIPLTSMKVCFKGVYGCSIYSYMKSYRMQVSIILLRDTAESVTEIAMKMGYDNPSKFSEAFKKEFKVLPSEYRKKLSK from the coding sequence ATGAATGACAAACAAATAACGGATTTTTTTGATCCAGAGGTACAAAAAACAGCGTGTGAAGATGGCTGTTCTGTATATAAGATACAAAATGAAACGGGTGAGGGTGTTATTACACGATACAAAATATTACCTGGTATTGAACTGTTTTATAATGATTTTCATATGAAAGATGGACAAAATGAAAATAAACTTCCACACCCTGATGTGCTTGAAATCAATCATTGCAGAGAAGGTCGATTTGAGTGTGTTTTTAGTAATGGGGATTGCCAATATGTTGGAGCAGGTGATCTTGCAATCAATCGCCTAATAAATGAAACGACATCGACTACGTTTCCGTTATCACACTATCATGGTATTTCTATTACGATTGATTTGAAAGAAGCAGTAACTACGATGAATCAAGTTGAAAATGTGCTGGGTGGACTACATATTGATTTGTATCAGATAGCGGAGCGCCTTTGCAGAAAAGATACTTGTTTTGTTCTGCGAAGCCATAACAATATCGAACATATTTTTTCCGAGTTGTATAGAGTTACTCCCAAAATGATAGCGCACTATTTAAAAGTTAAAGTATTAGAATTACTTATGTTTTTAAATGATGTTCAAGTGAGCGAATATCAGGAGGAACGCCGATATTTTTCAAAGAATCAGGTGCAGGTGATAAAACAAATGCAGGCATATATGATTTCTGACTTGCAAAAGCATTACACCTTGCAGGAACTATCGAAAAAATTTGATATTCCTCTTACTTCTATGAAAGTATGTTTTAAGGGTGTTTACGGTTGCTCTATTTATTCTTATATGAAATCCTACCGCATGCAGGTGAGCATAATTTTATTGAGAGATACAGCGGAAAGCGTTACTGAAATTGCTATGAAAATGGGCTATGATAATCCAAGTAAGTTTTCAGAGGCTTTTAAAAAAGAATTTAAAGTGCTGCCATCAGAATATAGAAAAAAGTTGTCCAAATAG
- a CDS encoding MFS transporter — MSNKNAKQKLDFWLFSLTGLLLVLTTSGFARMAYGAVLPYMQASMNLSISQTGLVGTVMFLGYLLTVGLSGVLAVRWGAKKVLLSGGFLVLAAMIGISVSSYFWMICLFMFLSGAGSSLVFTPLMSIVVGRFPQKRGMALGILLSGAGIGMLLSGFMIPLLIKHFPDLGWRSVWVFFSVVSLIVLIIASVVLRNPDNIQKSEMEEKPQWLKNKELTKIAFLYFFLGLAYLIPNLYQTSFMLSKGFSNETAGFVYAIAGIFSIIGGPVWGIISDKIGSQKTLLLAWCFAVVGDLLPIVLTNTTGFIISSIIWGSSIGGIVTLIQVKGSEQVPPKYVSAAIGFISIFYAIGQALGPGVSGWIIDHMGNFAGAYGFGAIVYLLGILLTLRLKNKVVSVDAKQLKLDTLSNQQ, encoded by the coding sequence ATGAGTAATAAAAACGCAAAACAAAAATTGGATTTCTGGTTATTTTCCTTAACTGGCCTATTGCTGGTACTAACAACCAGCGGATTTGCCCGTATGGCCTACGGTGCCGTATTACCCTACATGCAAGCATCAATGAATCTTTCTATTTCACAAACGGGTTTGGTTGGTACTGTAATGTTTCTTGGATATTTGTTGACCGTCGGTTTATCAGGAGTGCTTGCCGTACGGTGGGGTGCAAAGAAAGTATTGTTAAGTGGCGGCTTTTTAGTTCTTGCAGCGATGATAGGCATTTCAGTATCCTCCTATTTCTGGATGATCTGCTTGTTCATGTTTCTTTCTGGTGCAGGCAGTTCTCTTGTTTTTACTCCGCTAATGTCCATTGTAGTCGGAAGATTTCCACAAAAAAGAGGCATGGCACTAGGAATTCTGTTAAGTGGTGCAGGCATTGGAATGCTTTTAAGCGGGTTTATGATTCCTTTGTTAATTAAACACTTTCCTGACTTGGGCTGGAGATCTGTCTGGGTCTTTTTTTCAGTTGTATCCTTAATTGTTTTGATCATCGCATCAGTCGTTTTGAGAAATCCTGATAACATTCAAAAATCGGAAATGGAAGAAAAACCTCAATGGCTAAAAAATAAAGAACTTACGAAAATAGCTTTTTTATACTTTTTCCTTGGTTTGGCTTATTTAATACCAAACCTGTATCAAACAAGCTTTATGCTAAGCAAAGGCTTTTCCAATGAAACGGCGGGCTTTGTTTATGCAATAGCAGGAATATTTAGTATTATTGGTGGGCCAGTCTGGGGGATTATTTCTGATAAAATCGGTTCACAGAAGACTCTTTTACTTGCATGGTGTTTTGCTGTAGTTGGCGATCTCCTACCTATTGTACTTACAAACACAACAGGTTTTATAATATCTTCTATTATTTGGGGATCATCCATTGGCGGAATCGTAACCCTGATTCAAGTAAAAGGATCGGAACAGGTACCACCTAAATATGTTTCGGCAGCAATTGGTTTTATTTCTATATTCTACGCAATTGGTCAAGCTTTAGGGCCAGGAGTATCTGGATGGATTATTGATCACATGGGAAACTTTGCAGGTGCATATGGCTTTGGTGCCATTGTATATTTACTTGGAATTCTGTTGACGCTGAGATTAAAAAATAAAGTTGTAAGTGTGGACGCAAAGCAATTAAAATTAGATACTCTGTCTAATCAACAATAG
- a CDS encoding helix-turn-helix transcriptional regulator yields the protein MKNMLEQLRKERGLNQEEFAKAIRVSRQTISSIENGKYNPSLDLAFIISDFFGKPIEEIFIYERRKK from the coding sequence TTGAAAAATATGCTCGAGCAATTAAGAAAGGAGCGAGGGCTAAATCAAGAAGAGTTTGCAAAAGCAATCCGAGTTTCAAGGCAAACTATTAGTTCCATTGAAAATGGAAAATACAATCCATCTTTAGATCTTGCGTTTATTATATCGGATTTTTTTGGGAAGCCCATAGAAGAAATTTTTATTTATGAAAGGAGAAAAAAATGA
- a CDS encoding methyltransferase family protein has product MNGFFLLIPFLLVRFGVLSLLNKNGLKRAAFFAPLIRTEKAAYWFYQISNVLFFIYLFFLKVTTESYWFYAGLVIYALGIVLCLASVFNFANPAENGINVKGLYQFSRNPMYVAYFICFLGCVLLTQSFLLFIILLIFQISSHWIILSEERWCIKEFGEEYKSYMNKVRRYI; this is encoded by the coding sequence ATGAACGGATTTTTTTTACTAATTCCATTTCTATTGGTACGCTTTGGAGTATTAAGCTTATTAAATAAGAACGGCTTAAAACGTGCAGCTTTTTTTGCCCCATTAATTAGAACAGAAAAGGCAGCGTATTGGTTTTATCAAATTTCAAACGTTCTGTTTTTCATCTATCTATTCTTCCTTAAGGTCACGACTGAGTCGTATTGGTTTTATGCAGGTTTGGTGATATATGCATTAGGCATCGTGCTATGTCTTGCTTCCGTATTCAATTTTGCAAATCCTGCTGAAAATGGCATTAATGTTAAGGGATTATATCAGTTTTCCCGCAACCCGATGTATGTGGCATATTTTATTTGCTTTTTAGGCTGCGTACTACTTACGCAATCGTTCCTATTATTTATAATACTGCTGATCTTCCAAATATCATCGCATTGGATCATCCTGTCCGAAGAAAGATGGTGCATAAAGGAATTTGGAGAAGAGTACAAAAGTTATATGAATAAGGTAAGACGCTATATATAA
- a CDS encoding AAA family ATPase encodes MKNLYLIGGTMGAGKTATCQNLKRKLNNSVFLDGDWCWDMHPFQVTEETKQMVLENICYLLNNFIRCSAYENIIFCWVMHQQAIIDDILSRLDTANCKVHSISLICNEIALRTRLEKDIAAGIRTEDVVLRSMERIPLYEKLNTCKVDVSEISPEQVADSIIKIVK; translated from the coding sequence ATGAAAAATTTATACCTAATAGGCGGCACGATGGGAGCAGGAAAAACAGCTACCTGTCAAAATCTCAAACGAAAACTGAATAACAGCGTCTTTCTGGATGGTGATTGGTGCTGGGATATGCATCCTTTTCAGGTGACTGAGGAAACAAAGCAGATGGTATTAGAAAACATCTGTTACCTTCTGAATAACTTTATTCGGTGTTCTGCCTATGAAAACATCATATTCTGCTGGGTGATGCACCAACAGGCTATCATTGACGATATCCTTTCACGGCTGGATACTGCCAACTGTAAGGTGCATTCTATTTCCCTGATTTGCAATGAAATAGCCTTGCGAACCCGATTGGAAAAAGACATTGCTGCCGGTATTCGCACGGAAGATGTAGTCCTCAGAAGCATGGAACGAATCCCTCTTTACGAAAAACTGAACACCTGTAAAGTGGATGTATCCGAAATCAGTCCGGAACAAGTAGCGGATTCTATCATAAAAATTGTTAAATAG
- a CDS encoding pyridoxamine 5'-phosphate oxidase family protein, with protein sequence MRRKDREMSSDFGYHVIDKARYGILSMIDGDEPYGIPLSIVRHEENLYFHSAKDGRKVRTLTNNPRVSVAFVGEIRIPDNFAEEELKEIASDESKARLLISSVFTTEYESAVIKGKVEIVEDEEESIKAMRLICEKYTPTKMMYFDMAIKAGLKRTNIYRIRMEEIKSKRKRYDKQGKEMKYGRME encoded by the coding sequence ATGAGAAGAAAAGATAGAGAAATGAGTAGTGATTTTGGATACCATGTAATAGATAAGGCCAGATACGGAATACTCTCAATGATAGATGGTGATGAACCATATGGAATACCTTTGTCTATAGTAAGACATGAAGAAAATCTTTACTTTCATTCAGCTAAGGATGGAAGAAAAGTACGTACATTGACAAATAATCCGAGAGTCAGTGTAGCATTTGTAGGGGAGATAAGAATTCCAGATAACTTTGCTGAAGAGGAATTAAAAGAAATCGCATCTGATGAATCTAAAGCTAGATTATTGATTAGCAGTGTATTTACTACTGAATATGAGTCAGCAGTAATAAAAGGCAAAGTTGAAATAGTTGAAGATGAGGAAGAAAGTATCAAAGCCATGAGACTTATATGCGAAAAATATACCCCGACAAAGATGATGTACTTTGATATGGCAATTAAGGCTGGGTTAAAAAGAACAAATATATATAGAATCCGCATGGAAGAAATAAAATCTAAAAGAAAGAGATATGACAAACAAGGTAAAGAGATGAAATATGGGCGAATGGAATAA
- a CDS encoding pyridoxamine kinase gives MSDKILLINDLPGYGKVALAAMIPVLSHMGFDLYNLPTALISNTFDYGKFEILETTEYMKNTISVWKELGFNFDGISTGFIASEEQVRLVADYCQEQSQKGTIIFVDPIMGDDGKLYNGVTNQTIKYMRQLCSVADYIVPNYTEAAFLAGVDIKNEGISLKEGYELIDRLRELGSESIVITSVNLKDHTAVLGYDSKEDAYFSLPFEYVAVRFPGTGDVFSSVMMGKVLLGEPLQDSVQKAMDYVKDIIILSKDNVDKFRGIPIEAWLDKMDK, from the coding sequence TTGAGTGACAAGATATTATTGATAAATGATTTGCCAGGTTATGGGAAGGTGGCACTAGCTGCGATGATTCCTGTACTATCCCATATGGGTTTTGATCTATATAATTTACCCACAGCATTGATTTCAAACACATTTGATTATGGAAAGTTTGAAATATTGGAAACAACTGAATATATGAAAAACACAATATCTGTATGGAAAGAGCTGGGATTTAATTTTGATGGGATATCAACAGGCTTTATTGCGTCTGAGGAACAGGTAAGACTTGTAGCAGATTATTGCCAAGAACAATCCCAGAAGGGTACCATAATATTTGTAGACCCTATTATGGGGGATGACGGGAAGTTATATAATGGAGTAACTAATCAAACTATAAAATATATGAGACAACTCTGTTCAGTTGCAGATTATATTGTTCCTAATTATACAGAAGCAGCGTTCTTAGCAGGTGTAGATATTAAAAATGAAGGAATATCATTAAAAGAAGGATATGAATTAATAGATAGATTAAGAGAATTAGGTTCTGAATCTATTGTAATTACAAGTGTAAATCTTAAGGATCATACTGCTGTATTGGGCTACGATTCCAAAGAAGATGCATATTTTAGCCTTCCGTTTGAGTATGTGGCAGTCAGATTTCCAGGAACAGGAGATGTATTTTCATCAGTAATGATGGGAAAAGTGCTTTTGGGAGAACCTTTACAGGATTCTGTGCAAAAAGCTATGGATTATGTAAAGGATATTATAATACTGAGTAAGGATAATGTAGATAAATTCAGAGGGATACCAATAGAAGCTTGGCTTGATAAAATGGATAAATAA